From the genome of Lentimonas sp. CC4, one region includes:
- a CDS encoding putative glycoside hydrolase — MPTAGTVTGADTDLVLANGYRSVDLSSPLLSCERIEDGERWVYTITWNGNNLLGSADADTLQFAIALEAKAFAEPALQTVQVNGVDTTVKGFVLESDFERFVPRRLNGRRPPKGYAEMHASIVLRNPALQHEDPKYPFSDLKNGHTMEATPYAPTTPEKLKSFPKFSWDKIPRCMLIRKRTAYTDEDIRAIAENYDLVVLEKANGAGMANTSLGMLDTGARLKAINPDIKVLFYWNSRIYFGHYGIDTTIDQHKDEWIAKDFIIRGRLPTYVRENPDFLKWWVGCCEKMMGDDAIDGTFVDKSGVPIYMLDALYKATPVNQLLMNNNASARQRIGYVDGTYREGWSGGGNDDTIAETIAIAYETGQNQKMQILRNPIKGVSNERELEDAADVVLAIYLLYVQEYSYFYVQASVDGTQPRWQWEASYMDQLNRPLGKPLGPYVRDNKVYTRSFEHCDVFMDLRPARGEHAAQILWKNNIGNPTLTGRGMSSTAGIYQLFGSGAISGNSDQFFYLSDAHYGDGGVKAAVDIQAGALPNAKAGVMFRESLAADAAMVAVLRDPSGRMQMVYRPEQGAALVSAGSLAAAKSPYAMLVRKGDDFVGYCSSDQKNWKQIAQVTVPMPEKIETGMAVSSDDPNALAEARCSGFARIETSKKVNNEMDSEEDYED, encoded by the coding sequence TTGCCAACTGCTGGAACTGTGACTGGAGCCGATACGGATTTGGTGTTGGCAAATGGCTACCGCAGTGTGGACCTGAGCTCGCCCTTGCTTTCCTGTGAACGAATTGAGGATGGGGAGCGGTGGGTGTATACAATCACTTGGAACGGAAATAATCTGCTAGGTAGTGCAGATGCGGATACATTGCAGTTTGCTATCGCGCTGGAAGCGAAAGCGTTTGCGGAACCAGCGCTTCAAACCGTTCAGGTGAATGGTGTTGATACGACTGTGAAGGGCTTCGTGCTCGAAAGTGACTTCGAGCGATTCGTTCCGCGACGACTGAATGGGCGTCGACCACCGAAGGGGTATGCGGAAATGCATGCTTCAATCGTCTTGAGAAACCCCGCCTTGCAGCATGAAGATCCCAAATATCCCTTCTCCGATTTAAAGAACGGACATACGATGGAGGCGACCCCGTATGCGCCCACGACCCCTGAGAAACTGAAGTCCTTTCCGAAGTTTTCATGGGATAAAATCCCGCGCTGTATGCTTATCCGCAAACGGACTGCTTATACCGATGAGGACATTCGAGCGATCGCAGAGAACTATGATTTGGTGGTGCTCGAAAAGGCCAATGGAGCAGGGATGGCAAATACCAGCTTAGGGATGTTAGATACCGGCGCACGACTGAAAGCGATCAATCCAGATATCAAAGTGCTGTTCTACTGGAATTCCCGAATCTACTTCGGGCACTACGGTATCGATACGACAATTGATCAGCATAAGGATGAATGGATCGCAAAAGACTTTATAATTCGCGGCCGACTGCCGACCTACGTGCGGGAGAATCCTGATTTTCTGAAGTGGTGGGTGGGTTGCTGCGAAAAAATGATGGGTGACGACGCGATTGACGGCACCTTTGTAGATAAGTCAGGCGTGCCGATCTATATGCTCGATGCCCTTTATAAAGCGACGCCGGTGAATCAGCTGCTGATGAATAATAATGCATCCGCGCGACAGCGCATCGGCTATGTGGATGGCACTTACCGTGAGGGGTGGAGCGGCGGTGGCAATGATGACACCATTGCGGAGACGATCGCGATCGCTTATGAAACCGGACAGAATCAGAAGATGCAAATTCTTCGCAACCCGATCAAAGGTGTCAGCAATGAGCGCGAGCTGGAAGACGCAGCTGATGTCGTCCTAGCGATTTATTTGCTCTATGTTCAGGAGTATTCCTATTTCTATGTGCAGGCTTCCGTGGATGGCACACAGCCGCGCTGGCAATGGGAAGCTAGTTATATGGACCAGCTAAACCGCCCGCTGGGCAAGCCATTGGGGCCTTACGTTCGTGATAATAAGGTCTATACACGCAGTTTTGAGCATTGCGATGTCTTTATGGATTTGAGGCCAGCGAGAGGTGAGCATGCGGCTCAGATCCTATGGAAAAATAACATCGGAAATCCAACCCTAACAGGCCGCGGGATGTCTAGCACCGCAGGTATCTATCAGCTTTTTGGCAGTGGTGCGATCTCTGGCAATTCGGATCAGTTTTTCTATCTCTCGGACGCTCATTATGGAGATGGAGGCGTGAAGGCTGCAGTGGACATTCAGGCGGGAGCATTGCCCAATGCCAAAGCGGGCGTCATGTTTCGTGAGTCTTTGGCGGCCGATGCGGCGATGGTTGCCGTGCTACGCGATCCGTCTGGGCGCATGCAGATGGTTTATAGGCCAGAGCAGGGTGCTGCTCTAGTCAGCGCCGGTTCATTGGCTGCTGCTAAGAGTCCCTATGCGATGCTGGTTCGAAAGGGAGATGACTTTGTCGGATACTGTTCCTCGGACCAGAAGAACTGGAAGCAAATCGCGCAAGTAACGGTGCCGATGCCTGAGAAAATTGAAACGGGCATGGCTGTGTCTTCGGACGATCCAAATGCACTGGCCGAGGCACGCTGCAGTGGGTTTGCTCGCATTGAAACGTCGAAGAAGGTCAATAACGAGATGGATTCTGAGGAAGACTACGAGGACTAA
- a CDS encoding alpha-L-fucosidase: MKRYVLLCILWLIPITTWSQEAEMHPYWAPRTWELRPDDITTIMGFRAELSGNLNVADRPTPTVVNNAFIRGFESEEDVMTWEVDAPYEAVYSVALVYTGLDEILAQSTLELSSGTSSITETANVPNWDTRPLVQRHWLKENLLLQKGINQICLRLVNFKGTQAERDALNAMKNAKGKSTPFALWSIELVRPEALVAINERAQAMKADVQWMVDGKYGWFVHFSSTGQSSNGEYQKRVDRFDVDAFVATAVEIGASWVCFTCAHGDHYWPGPSETIDAIKPGFTCERDLIRELIDALAKHDIRLMLYYNPNSGIEQLYGNTYGSGDEPDPTGYFNFLESHFREVSLRYGEDLATTAGYVDDCGWKLYQVDPPWEKFANAIKAGNPNAPVGFSQNLFPNLSPFSDLVVSDGSGRAPEHQPAFLFEDGGQLEGQTSAAWFYMDAWSARLRNGAFVAKPKFSAEKYIEIFKQADAANLPITINLSTTPYITADAPFVNPECIEIMQQVRKAVKGD, from the coding sequence ATGAAACGATACGTTCTCCTTTGTATTCTCTGGCTGATTCCAATAACGACTTGGAGCCAAGAGGCAGAGATGCATCCCTACTGGGCACCGAGGACGTGGGAACTCCGGCCGGATGACATTACCACGATCATGGGATTTCGGGCAGAGCTGTCTGGGAATCTAAACGTTGCAGATCGTCCCACGCCGACGGTGGTGAATAATGCGTTTATTCGCGGCTTTGAAAGTGAAGAGGATGTCATGACGTGGGAAGTGGATGCGCCATATGAAGCGGTATATAGCGTCGCACTGGTATATACAGGACTGGATGAAATTCTGGCTCAATCCACCTTGGAGCTTAGTTCAGGAACGTCCAGCATCACCGAGACAGCCAATGTGCCGAATTGGGATACGCGGCCACTAGTGCAACGCCACTGGCTGAAAGAGAACCTGCTGTTGCAGAAAGGGATCAACCAAATCTGTTTACGGTTAGTCAATTTTAAAGGGACGCAGGCAGAGCGCGATGCGTTGAATGCGATGAAGAACGCTAAAGGAAAGAGCACACCGTTTGCCCTGTGGTCGATTGAACTGGTGCGTCCAGAAGCGCTGGTTGCCATCAACGAGCGTGCACAAGCGATGAAAGCTGATGTGCAATGGATGGTGGATGGCAAGTATGGTTGGTTTGTGCATTTTTCATCGACGGGGCAGTCGAGCAATGGGGAATACCAGAAGCGGGTGGACCGTTTTGATGTGGATGCCTTTGTCGCAACGGCTGTAGAAATCGGCGCATCGTGGGTCTGTTTTACCTGTGCCCACGGCGACCATTATTGGCCTGGCCCCAGCGAGACCATTGATGCAATCAAACCTGGGTTTACTTGCGAACGTGATTTGATTCGGGAGCTCATCGATGCGTTGGCCAAACATGATATTCGCCTCATGCTTTACTATAACCCCAACAGCGGCATTGAGCAGTTGTATGGCAACACCTATGGCAGTGGTGACGAACCGGATCCGACGGGTTACTTCAATTTCCTGGAATCCCATTTCCGTGAAGTGAGCCTTCGCTATGGCGAGGATCTGGCAACGACCGCTGGTTATGTCGATGACTGTGGCTGGAAACTGTATCAGGTGGATCCTCCGTGGGAGAAATTTGCGAATGCGATTAAAGCAGGCAATCCGAATGCGCCGGTTGGATTTAGTCAGAATCTGTTTCCGAATTTATCGCCGTTCAGTGATCTCGTGGTTTCAGACGGCAGCGGTCGAGCGCCAGAGCATCAGCCTGCCTTTTTGTTTGAAGACGGGGGCCAACTTGAGGGGCAAACTTCGGCTGCTTGGTTTTATATGGATGCGTGGTCGGCCCGCTTGCGCAACGGAGCGTTTGTCGCGAAACCTAAGTTTTCCGCAGAGAAATACATCGAAATTTTCAAACAGGCCGATGCTGCGAATCTACCCATCACCATTAACCTATCAACGACTCCATATATTACGGCGGATGCCCCGTTTGTGAATCCCGAGTGCATTGAGATCATGCAGCAAGTGCGCAAAGCAGTGAAGGGAGATTGA